Proteins co-encoded in one Actinomycetes bacterium genomic window:
- a CDS encoding sugar ABC transporter substrate-binding protein, protein MKRHLSKIIIMLLALSLVVVVPLSGCAGTAETAEEAAEEVEEVAEEATEEVEEVAEEAAEEADTSNYKLASYWPAVHPYYESVKKGLAKHAEDFGVEVYSQIGTDWTQPTENEQVEALIAQGYNGLMVFPLDAAGANGLYEEVVAQGVYVNNYGAPTQEPTPASFTVATDVKAAAMEATERVCEAMDYKGGILNVLEVVTDPNTILRKEGVEEVVAQYPDVEIVQTIGDMNAIEECTEKVSNALAAGGDSINGIVTTGYNPTVATAQILTEMENDSIAFVGIDDDPAVLKAVEQGYITGTFGQNPYCQGYVTPLLLEYLIDGMEPKADHTFIDTFGVVITQDNLDTFMDELWQAAYDLADNAKSEYFK, encoded by the coding sequence ATGAAAAGACATCTATCAAAAATTATAATAATGCTACTGGCATTATCGTTGGTAGTAGTAGTTCCTCTTAGCGGTTGCGCCGGTACTGCTGAAACTGCTGAAGAAGCTGCTGAAGAGGTTGAAGAAGTGGCTGAGGAAGCTACCGAAGAAGTAGAAGAGGTAGCAGAAGAAGCAGCTGAAGAAGCAGATACCAGCAACTATAAGCTTGCTTCTTACTGGCCAGCAGTTCATCCATACTATGAATCAGTAAAAAAAGGACTGGCAAAACATGCTGAGGACTTCGGTGTGGAGGTTTATTCACAGATTGGTACCGATTGGACCCAGCCAACCGAAAATGAGCAGGTTGAAGCTTTGATAGCCCAGGGATACAACGGACTTATGGTTTTCCCTCTGGATGCTGCTGGAGCCAATGGTCTATATGAAGAAGTGGTAGCACAGGGTGTATATGTTAATAACTATGGCGCTCCCACCCAGGAGCCTACTCCTGCTTCATTTACAGTGGCTACCGATGTAAAAGCTGCTGCTATGGAAGCTACTGAGAGAGTATGCGAAGCCATGGACTATAAAGGCGGCATACTTAATGTTCTGGAAGTAGTAACTGATCCTAACACTATCCTTAGAAAAGAAGGTGTGGAAGAAGTTGTAGCACAGTATCCAGATGTTGAGATAGTACAAACCATAGGTGATATGAACGCTATTGAGGAATGTACAGAAAAAGTTAGTAACGCTCTGGCTGCCGGTGGTGATTCTATCAACGGTATAGTAACCACAGGGTATAATCCTACTGTAGCTACAGCCCAGATACTGACTGAGATGGAAAATGACAGTATAGCTTTTGTAGGCATTGATGATGATCCAGCCGTTCTAAAAGCTGTAGAACAGGGATATATAACCGGTACTTTTGGCCAGAATCCATACTGCCAGGGTTATGTAACTCCGCTGCTTCTTGAATACTTAATAGATGGCATGGAGCCCAAAGCTGACCATACCTTTATTGACACCTTTGGTGTCGTTATAACCCAGGATAACCTGGATACCTTTATGGACGAGCTTTGGCAGGCTGCGTACGATTTAGCAGATAACGCTAAATCAGAGTATTTTAAATAA
- a CDS encoding ABC transporter permease produces MKKNYIRDTLTSGNFGLFIAALILFAILSLFSDSFLTPFNMYTTGRTLSLYVFIGLAQGLVLVVGDMNLSVGAIGGLATITAGYLMDVQGMNGIVATLAALAVGIACGAINGVITAKFGINAFIVTLATSFIFTGINFGFTQGYSFVDIPLSFTVLGKGRVVGIPFIFIFALFALVVLYLFFKYTLVGRRILAVGENLEASKFSGINTDKIKMLSHALSGLVAALAAVLYISRMGTAPPVTGQDWLIISFAVAILGGTALSGGSMTAFGLLLGAAIMVMIKNGLIIMQTNVYWEQTYLGLLILIAVGIDRIRNIYNQRRLLE; encoded by the coding sequence TTGAAAAAAAACTATATAAGAGATACCTTGACCAGTGGAAACTTCGGGTTATTCATAGCGGCACTGATACTGTTTGCAATTCTTTCTCTGTTCTCTGACAGTTTCCTCACACCGTTCAATATGTATACCACAGGCCGAACTCTTTCCCTTTATGTGTTTATTGGGCTGGCCCAGGGATTGGTTCTGGTAGTTGGAGATATGAACCTTTCGGTAGGGGCAATAGGGGGCCTGGCTACTATTACTGCTGGATATTTAATGGATGTCCAGGGCATGAATGGAATTGTAGCTACCCTAGCAGCACTAGCAGTAGGCATAGCCTGCGGTGCTATAAACGGAGTTATCACCGCCAAGTTTGGTATAAATGCTTTTATTGTAACTCTGGCCACTTCCTTTATTTTTACCGGTATAAATTTCGGTTTTACTCAAGGTTATTCCTTTGTAGATATCCCTTTAAGCTTTACTGTGCTGGGAAAAGGCAGAGTGGTAGGTATCCCCTTTATTTTTATTTTTGCCCTCTTTGCTTTGGTAGTTCTTTATCTTTTCTTTAAATATACCCTGGTAGGCAGAAGGATTTTGGCAGTTGGTGAAAATTTGGAAGCATCCAAGTTTTCAGGTATAAATACAGATAAAATCAAGATGCTCAGCCACGCTCTATCGGGTTTGGTAGCTGCTCTTGCTGCTGTGCTTTACATATCCAGGATGGGGACAGCACCCCCGGTAACCGGACAGGATTGGCTTATTATATCATTTGCGGTAGCCATTCTGGGAGGTACTGCTCTTAGCGGAGGCTCTATGACTGCATTCGGTTTACTTCTGGGCGCAGCTATAATGGTAATGATTAAAAATGGCCTTATTATAATGCAGACCAATGTTTACTGGGAACAGACATACCTGGGATTATTGATACTTATAGCAGTAGGCATTGACAGGATAAGAAATATTTATAACCAGAGAAGGTTGTTGGAGTAA
- a CDS encoding FadR family transcriptional regulator, with translation MMSIKKKAPRVIIDHILEDIEQGKLSPGQLLPSQNELCDIYNTGRGSVREALQALELVDVIEVKPGIGAYIKPFSINSFFNPARINYRPDDELVPDLLEFRELFESIVVQSAINNATEQDLKDIEENLELTSFYIKKENKEEFVRLDYQFHQKLSDATHNKVIKKYFDVIFPLLKYCMTEILIKTTAIPGVMQRTYQDHNNVFIYLKQKQGDKAVDSIKAHLKFVKNNYKQIQQSKPDLEHQPLRN, from the coding sequence ATGATGAGTATAAAAAAGAAAGCACCCAGAGTAATAATTGACCATATCCTTGAAGATATTGAACAGGGCAAATTAAGCCCCGGCCAGCTTTTGCCCTCACAGAATGAGCTATGCGACATATATAATACTGGAAGAGGCAGTGTTAGGGAAGCGTTACAGGCCCTGGAGCTGGTAGATGTTATAGAAGTAAAACCGGGGATAGGGGCATATATAAAACCTTTTTCCATTAATTCATTCTTTAATCCAGCCAGAATTAATTACAGGCCGGATGATGAACTGGTCCCGGATTTATTAGAATTCAGAGAATTATTTGAATCGATTGTGGTTCAATCAGCCATAAATAATGCCACCGAACAGGATCTTAAAGATATAGAAGAAAACCTGGAGCTGACTTCTTTTTATATAAAAAAGGAAAATAAGGAAGAATTCGTAAGGCTTGATTACCAGTTTCACCAAAAATTGTCAGATGCTACCCATAATAAGGTAATAAAAAAATATTTTGACGTAATATTCCCTTTACTAAAATATTGCATGACCGAAATACTTATAAAAACTACCGCTATACCGGGAGTTATGCAAAGAACCTACCAGGATCACAATAATGTATTTATATACCTGAAACAGAAGCAAGGGGATAAGGCTGTAGATAGCATAAAGGCACACTTAAAATTTGTAAAAAATAATTATAAACAGATACAGCAATCCAAACCAGACCTGGAGCATCAACCGCTAAGGAATTAA